One genomic segment of Stigmatopora argus isolate UIUO_Sarg chromosome 1, RoL_Sarg_1.0, whole genome shotgun sequence includes these proteins:
- the kif1b gene encoding kinesin-like protein KIF1B isoform X22: MSGASVKVAVRVRPFNSRETSKDSKCIIQMQGNSTTILNPKAPKEPAKNFSFDYSYWSHTTPQDPCFAAQNQVYNDIGKEMLQHAFEGYNVCIFAYGQTGAGKSYTMMGKQEEGQEGIIPMLCEDLFEKINAHNNKEELSYSVEVSYMEIYCERVRDLLNPKNKGNLRVREHPLLGPYVEDLSKLAVTSYTDIADLMDAGNKARTVAATNMNETSSRSHAVFTIVFTQKKHDSETDLSTEKVSKISLVDLAGSERADSTGATGTRLKEGANINKSLTTLGKVISALAEVDNSTSKSKKKKKSDFIPYRDSVLTWLLRENLGGNSRTAMVAALSPADINYDETLSTLRYADRAKNIKCNAVINEDPNNKLVRDLKDEVARLKELLRAQGLGDILDTPIGSLTTSPSSGSLSSQGALQSVTSIQERIMSTPGGEEAIERLKESEKIIAELNETWEEKLRKTEAIRMEREALLAEMGVAIREDGGTLGVFSPKKTPHLVNLNEDPLMSECLLYYIKDGVTRVGQADAERRQDIVLSGAHIKEEHCIFRSERNANGNVIVMLVPCEGSETYVNGKRVEDSIQLRSGNRIIMGKNHVFRFNHPEQARAEREKTPSAETPVEPVDWTFAQRELLEKQGIDMKQEMEKRLTEMEILYKKEKEEADQLLEQQRLVYESKLQELQKQVETRSQVAETPDEEELEEEEEEGEVPWTEHEFNLAQWAFRKWRFHQFTSLRDQLWGNAVYLKEANAISVELKKKVQFQFVLLTDTLYSPLPPELLPPEPEKERDSRPFPRTVVAVEVQDLKNGATHYWSLEKLKQRLDQMREMYDRAGEMASTHQEDGGEGTLTGNDPFYDRFHWFKLVGRAFVYLSNLLYPVPLVHRVAIVTEKGDVRGFLRVGVQAIAADEEAPDYGSGVRQSGTAKISFDDDYFKKNDFPSTAMTHSGLSLEELRIVEGQGQSSEVNTPLEELNRINDMELKLGKIPESKLPCGDMLPGQLEIGSTFTFRVTVLQTTGVPPEYADIFCQFNFLHRHDEAFSTEPLKNTGKGTPLGFYHVQNISVEVTESFIEYIKTKPIVFEVFGHYQTHPLHLHGQDLISPPTTSRKYYPIPMPLSRPDHTRKIELLRYLMSSYVHGKVLDTLSEHANALASSAVASLEDEADQLSHFPFLSVLHDPVFVVPRHHVPATKLNTITKSNLGQCVSKYDLLVWFEISELEPTGEYIPAIVDHSAAMPCHGTYLLHQGIQRRITVTLIHEKGSELHWKDVRELVVGRIRSKAEVDERAADAVLSLNIISAKNIKSSHNSNRLSIDKDIDRTFYRFEAVWDSSLHNSLLLNRVTPYGEKIYMTLSAYLELDHCIQPAIITKDICMVFYSRDAKISPPRSLRNLFGSGYSKTPDCNRVTGIYELSLCKMSDSGSPGMQRRRRKVLDTSVAYVRGEENLAGWRPRGDSLILEHQWELEKMEQLHEVEKTRHLLLLRDKLGETSPVGSAPTTKSLSEFLSPSLSSGTLSTSTSISSQISSTTFESAITPSESSGYDSADIESLVDREKELATKCLHLLTHTFNNEYNQLVNSISDCKLSDISPIGRDLSMTSFSSATLTPSSTCPSLSDSRCGSVEQKTPENCSRASSPSCSDYENFPMVPSLEVSYLARAGKNEFLNLVPDIEEMRPGSVVSKKGFLSFMEPRSNSWVKHFVVVRRPYVFIYNTDKDPVERGVLNLSTAQVEYSEDQQAMLKTPNTFAVCTKHRGILLQANNEKDMNDWLYAFNPLLAGTIRSKLARRRSGLIKN, from the exons CTATTCTTAACCCTAAAGCTCCAAAAGAACCAGCAAAGAACTTCAGTTTTGATTACTCCTACTGGTCCCACACGACA CCGCAAGACCCCTGCTTTGCCGCACAGAACCAAGTGTACAATGACATTGGCAAGGAAATGCTGCAGCATGCCTTTGAGGGGtacaatgtgtgcatttttgcaTATGGCCAGACTGGAGCTGGCAAATCCTACACCATGATGGGCAAACAGGAGGAGGGCCAAGAAGGAATTATTCCCATG CTCTGTGAAGATCTATTTGAGAAAATCAATGCACATAATAACAAAGAGGAGCTCTCCTATTCTGTAGAG GTCAGCTACATGGAAATCTATTGTGAGCGAGTGAGAGATCTGCTCAATCCCAAGAACAAAGGGAATCTCCGAGTGAGAGAACATCCACTTTTGGGCCCTTATGTGGAGGACCTTTCCAAGCTTGCCGTTACGTCTTACACAGACATTGCTGACTTAATGGATGCTGGCAATAAGGCCAG AACTGTGGCTGCCACCAATATGAATGAGACCAGCAGCAGGTCACATGCAGTTTTTAccattgttttcacacagaaAAAACACGACAGCGAGACAGACCTTTCTACTGAAAAG GTCAGCAAAATTAGTCTTGTGGACTTGGCAGGAAGTGAACGAGCAGATTCCACTGGTGCTACAGGCACCAGGCTGAAG GAAGGCGCAAACATTAACAAGTCCCTGACTACGTTAGGAAAGGTCATATCTGCCCTTGCTGAAGTG GATAACTCGACCAGCAAG agcaaaaagaagaagaagtcaGACTTCATTCCATACAGGGACTCCGTTTTGACATGGCTCCTAAGGGAAAATCTCG gtGGAAACTCCAGAACCGCAATGGTTGCTGCACTCAGTCCTGCTGATATCAATTATGATGAAACGCTGAGTACACTGCG CTATGCCGATCGCGCAAAGAACATCAAATGCAATGCTGTTATTAATGAGGATCCCAACAATAAACTGGTGCGTGATCTGAAGGATGAAGTTGCTCGACTGAAGGAGCTGCTGCGTGCACAAGGACTGGGAGATATCTTGGACA CCCCTATCGGTTCCCTGACAACCTCCCCATCCTCTGGCTCACTGAGCAGCCAGGGGGCCCTCCAGTCGGTTACCAGCATCCAGGAGCGCATCATGTCCACTCCTGGTGGAGAGGAAGCTATTGAAAGGCTCAAG GAATCTGAAAAGATCATTGCTGAGCTCAATGAAACCTGGGAAGAGAAGCTTCGGAAGACCGAGGCAATCCGAATGGAGAG GGAAGCATTACTTGCAGAAATGGGCGTGGCAATCCGAGAAGATGGAGGCACTTTGGGggttttttctcctaaaaag ACTCCTCACCTGGTTAACTTGAACGAGGATCCCCTCATGTCTGAGTGCCTGCTGTATTACATCAAGGACGGAGTTACAAG GGTCGGACAGGCTGATGCTGAAAGACGGCAGGATATTGTCTTGAGTGGTGCTCATATCAAGGAGGAGCACTGTATTTTCCGTAGCGAGAGGAACGCCAATGGCAATG TGATCGTCATGCTTGTCCCCTGTGAGGGATCAGAGACCTACGTCAATGGCAAGCGTGTTGAGGACTCAATCCAACTGCGTTCAG GAAACCGTATTATTATGGGAAAAAATCACGTGTTCCGCTTTAACCACCCTGAGCAAGCCAGGGCAGAAAGGGAAAAAACGCCATCGGCCGAGACCCCCGTTGAACCGGTAGACTGGACCTTTGCTCAGAGGGAGTTGCTGGAGAAACAAGGCATAGATATGAAACAGGAAATGGAGAAAAG GCTAACTGAGATGGAAATCCTTTATAAGAAGGAGAAGGAAGAAGCCGACCAACTTCTTGAACAGCAGAGGCTG GTTTATGAGAGCAAACTGCAGGAACTTCAGAAACAGGTTGAGACGCGTTCACAGGTTGCCGAAACGCCTGATGAGGAAGAgctagaggaggaggaggaggaaggggaaG TGCCGTGGACTGAGCACGAGTTCAACCTCGCTCAATGGGCCTTCAGGAAGTGGCGATTCCACCAGTTCACATCGCTCCGGGACCAGCTTTGGGGAAACGCCGTCTACCTGAAGGAGGCTAATGCTATCAGTGTGGAACTTAAAAAGAAA GTACAGTTCCAGTTTGTCTTATTGACGGACACACTGTATTCGCCACTGCCCCCCGAGCTCTTACCACCGGAACCTGAAAAAGAACGCGATTCCAGGCCATTTCCTCGCACCGTGGTGGCCGTTGAGGTCCAAGACCTAAAGAATGGAGCCACACACTACTGGTCCCTGGAGAAACTCAA gcagCGTCTGGACCAGATGCGTGAGATGTATGACCGTGCAGGAGAAATGGCTTCAACGCATCAAGAGGATGGCGGAGAAGGCACtttgacaggaaatgaccccTTCTATGATCGCTTCCATTGGTTCAAGCTTGTAGGGAG AGCTTTCGTGTACCTGAGCAACCTGCTATACCCTGTTCCATTGGTTCATCGTGTTGCCATAGTAACAGAGAAAGGTGACGTGCGAGGATTCTTGCGTGTGGGGGTTCAAGCCATAGCTG CTGATGAGGAAGCCCCTGACTATGGGTCTGGGGTGCGACAGTCTGGAACCGCCAAGATCTCCTTTGATGATGACTACTTTAAGAAA AATGATTTCCCATCCACAGCAATGACCCACTCTGGCTTATCGTTAGAAGAGTTACGTATTGTGGAGGGTCAGGGTCAGAGTTCAGAGGTCAACACCCCATTAGAGGAGCTCAACAGAATTAATGACATGG AACTCAAATTGGGAAAAATTCCAGAGAGTAAGCTTCCTTGTGGCGACATGCTACCAGGCCAGCTGGAGATAGGCAGCACCTTCACCTTCCGCGTGACCGTACTCCAGACCACTGGTGTTCCGCCTGAATATGCGGATATCTTCTGCCAGTTCAA TTTCTTGCATCGTCATGATGAAGCGTTTTCCACGGAGCCCTTGAAAAACACTGGCAAAGGCACACCGTTGGGATTTTATCATGTCCAAAAC ATTTCAGTGGAGGTGACCGAGTCCTTTATCGAATACATAAAGACCAAACCCATCGTGTTCGAAGTGTTCGGCCACTACCAGACACACCCGTTGCATCTTCATGGCCAGGACCTCATCAG TCCTCCAACAACATCCAGGAAATATTATCCGATTCCAATGCCACTATCTAGACCTG ACCATACTCGTAAGATAGAGTTGCTGCGCTATCTGATGAGTAGTTACGTGCACGGCAAGGTGCTGGACACGCTGTCCGAGCATGCCAATGCCTTGGCCTCGTCTGCTGTGGCCAGCCTGGAGGATGAAGCTGACCAGCTATCTCACTTCCCCTTCCTTTCAGTGCTCCACGATCCCGTGTTTGTCGTGCCTAGGCACCACG TCCCAGCCACCAAGTTGAACACGATCACCAAGTCCAACCTGGGCCAGTGCGTCAGCAAGTATGACCTCCTCGTCTGGTTTGAGATCAGTGAGCTGGAACCCACTGGAGA ATACATACCAGCTATAGTGGATCACAGTGCGGCGATGCCTTGCCATGGAACATACCTGCTGCACCAG GGGATCCAGCGCCGGATCACTGTGACTCTCATCCACGAAAAGGGTAGCGAGCTCCACTGGAAAGATGTACGCGAACTGGTTGTGG GTCGTATTAGGAGCAAAGCCGAAGTGGACGAACGTGCTGCTGATGCCGTCTTGTCACTTAACATCATTTCTGCCAAGAATATTAAATCGTCCCACAATTCCAACAG GCTGTCTATTGATAAAGATATTGATAG GACCTTCTACCGCTTTGAGGCAGTTTGGGACAGCTCCTTGCACAACTCCCTCCTTCTAAATCGAGTCACTCCTTATGGAGAGAAGATCTATATGACGCTGTCAGCTTATCTGGAG CTTGACCACTGCATACAGCCTGCCATCATCACCAAGGACATCTGCATGGTTTTCTACTCCCGAGATGCAAAGATTTCCCCTCCCCGTTCTCTCAGGAACCTTTTCGGGAGCGGGTATTCTAAAACCCCGGACTG CAACCGTGTCACTGGAATCTACGAGTTGAGTTTGTGCAAGATGTCCGATTCTGGAAGCCCAG GAATGCAGCGTCGAAGGAGGAAGGTCTTGGACACATCAGTGGCGTATGTGCGTGGGGAGGAGAACCTGGCTGGTTGGAGGCCAAGGGGAGACAGTCTCATCCTGGAACATCAATGGGAGCTGGAGAAAATGGAGCAGCTACATGAG GTGGAAAAGACCCGTCACCTCCTCCTGCTGAGAGACAAGTTGGGAGAAACGTCCCCTGTGGGATCAGCGCCAACAACAAAGTCCCTAAGCGAGTTTTTGTCTCCAAGCTTGAGCTCGGGCACCCTGTCCACCTCCACTTCCATCTCCTCGCAAATCTCCAGCACCACCTTTGAAAGTGCCATCACGCCCAGTGAGAGCAGCGGCTACGACTCTGCTGACATTGAGAGCCTGGTGGATCGTGAGAAGGAGCTGGCCACTAAG TGCCTCCACCTCCTGACTCATACCTTCAACAACGAATACAACCAGTTGGTGAACAGCATCAGTGACTGCAAG CTCTCTGACATCTCTCCCATCGGACGTGACCTGTCGATGACAAGCTTCAGCAGCGCCACACTCACCCCTTCCTCCACCTGCCCTTCTCTCTCAGACTCTCGTTGCGGCTCTGTAGAACAGAA GACTCCAGAGAATTGTTCCCGTGCGTCCAGCCCATCCTGCTCAGACTATGAAAACTTTCCCATGGTTCCCAGCCTTGAGGTGTCATACCTAGCACGTGCTGGGAAGAACGAGTTCCTCAACTTAGTGCCTGATATCGAAGAAATGAGACCGGG ATCTGTTGTGTCCAAGAAGGGCTTCCTAAGCTTCATGGAACCACGCTCCAACTCGTGGGTGAAGCATTTTGTAGTCGTTCGTCGACCTTACGTCTTCATCTACAACACTGACAAGGATCCGGTGGAACGGGGGGTCCTCAACCTTTCCACAGCACAAGTGGAATACAGTGAAGACCAGCAGGCCATGCTTAAG ACACCCAACACATTTGCTGTGTGCACAAAGCATCGAGGTATCCTCCTGCAGGCCAACAATGAGAAAGATATGAATGACTGGCTCTACGCATTTAACCCTCTGCTCGCGGGAACGATAAG GTCCAAGCTGGCGAGGAGGCGCAGCGGCCTCATCAAGAACTGA
- the kif1b gene encoding kinesin-like protein KIF1B isoform X27, whose translation MSGASVKVAVRVRPFNSRETSKDSKCIIQMQGNSTTILNPKAPKEPAKNFSFDYSYWSHTTPQDPCFAAQNQVYNDIGKEMLQHAFEGYNVCIFAYGQTGAGKSYTMMGKQEEGQEGIIPMLCEDLFEKINAHNNKEELSYSVEVSYMEIYCERVRDLLNPKNKGNLRVREHPLLGPYVEDLSKLAVTSYTDIADLMDAGNKARTVAATNMNETSSRSHAVFTIVFTQKKHDSETDLSTEKVSKISLVDLAGSERADSTGATGTRLKEGANINKSLTTLGKVISALAEVDNSTSKSKKKKKSDFIPYRDSVLTWLLRENLGGNSRTAMVAALSPADINYDETLSTLRYADRAKNIKCNAVINEDPNNKLVRDLKDEVARLKELLRAQGLGDILDTPIGSLTTSPSSGSLSSQGALQSVTSIQERIMSTPGGEEAIERLKESEKIIAELNETWEEKLRKTEAIRMEREALLAEMGVAIREDGGTLGVFSPKKTPHLVNLNEDPLMSECLLYYIKDGVTRVGQADAERRQDIVLSGAHIKEEHCIFRSERNANGNVIVMLVPCEGSETYVNGKRVEDSIQLRSGNRIIMGKNHVFRFNHPEQARAEREKTPSAETPVEPVDWTFAQRELLEKQGIDMKQEMEKRLTEMEILYKKEKEEADQLLEQQRLVYESKLQELQKQVETRSQVAETPDEEELEEEEEEGEVPWTEHEFNLAQWAFRKWRFHQFTSLRDQLWGNAVYLKEANAISVELKKKVQFQFVLLTDTLYSPLPPELLPPEPEKERDSRPFPRTVVAVEVQDLKNGATHYWSLEKLKQRLDQMREMYDRAGEMASTHQEDGGEGTLTGNDPFYDRFHWFKLVGRAFVYLSNLLYPVPLVHRVAIVTEKGDVRGFLRVGVQAIAADEEAPDYGSGVRQSGTAKISFDDDYFKKNDFPSTAMTHSGLSLEELRIVEGQGQSSEVNTPLEELNRINDMELKLGKIPESKLPCGDMLPGQLEIGSTFTFRVTVLQTTGVPPEYADIFCQFNFLHRHDEAFSTEPLKNTGKGTPLGFYHVQNISVEVTESFIEYIKTKPIVFEVFGHYQTHPLHLHGQDLISPPTTSRKYYPIPMPLSRPVPATKLNTITKSNLGQCVSKYDLLVWFEISELEPTGEYIPAIVDHSAAMPCHGTYLLHQGIQRRITVTLIHEKGSELHWKDVRELVVGRIRSKAEVDERAADAVLSLNIISAKNIKSSHNSNRTFYRFEAVWDSSLHNSLLLNRVTPYGEKIYMTLSAYLELDHCIQPAIITKDICMVFYSRDAKISPPRSLRNLFGSGYSKTPDCNRVTGIYELSLCKMSDSGSPGMQRRRRKVLDTSVAYVRGEENLAGWRPRGDSLILEHQWELEKMEQLHEVEKTRHLLLLRDKLGETSPVGSAPTTKSLSEFLSPSLSSGTLSTSTSISSQISSTTFESAITPSESSGYDSADIESLVDREKELATKCLHLLTHTFNNEYNQLVNSISDCKLSDISPIGRDLSMTSFSSATLTPSSTCPSLSDSRCGSVEQKTPENCSRASSPSCSDYENFPMVPSLEVSYLARAGKNEFLNLVPDIEEMRPGSVVSKKGFLSFMEPRSNSWVKHFVVVRRPYVFIYNTDKDPVERGVLNLSTAQVEYSEDQQAMLKTPNTFAVCTKHRGILLQANNEKDMNDWLYAFNPLLAGTIRSKLARRRSGLIKN comes from the exons CTATTCTTAACCCTAAAGCTCCAAAAGAACCAGCAAAGAACTTCAGTTTTGATTACTCCTACTGGTCCCACACGACA CCGCAAGACCCCTGCTTTGCCGCACAGAACCAAGTGTACAATGACATTGGCAAGGAAATGCTGCAGCATGCCTTTGAGGGGtacaatgtgtgcatttttgcaTATGGCCAGACTGGAGCTGGCAAATCCTACACCATGATGGGCAAACAGGAGGAGGGCCAAGAAGGAATTATTCCCATG CTCTGTGAAGATCTATTTGAGAAAATCAATGCACATAATAACAAAGAGGAGCTCTCCTATTCTGTAGAG GTCAGCTACATGGAAATCTATTGTGAGCGAGTGAGAGATCTGCTCAATCCCAAGAACAAAGGGAATCTCCGAGTGAGAGAACATCCACTTTTGGGCCCTTATGTGGAGGACCTTTCCAAGCTTGCCGTTACGTCTTACACAGACATTGCTGACTTAATGGATGCTGGCAATAAGGCCAG AACTGTGGCTGCCACCAATATGAATGAGACCAGCAGCAGGTCACATGCAGTTTTTAccattgttttcacacagaaAAAACACGACAGCGAGACAGACCTTTCTACTGAAAAG GTCAGCAAAATTAGTCTTGTGGACTTGGCAGGAAGTGAACGAGCAGATTCCACTGGTGCTACAGGCACCAGGCTGAAG GAAGGCGCAAACATTAACAAGTCCCTGACTACGTTAGGAAAGGTCATATCTGCCCTTGCTGAAGTG GATAACTCGACCAGCAAG agcaaaaagaagaagaagtcaGACTTCATTCCATACAGGGACTCCGTTTTGACATGGCTCCTAAGGGAAAATCTCG gtGGAAACTCCAGAACCGCAATGGTTGCTGCACTCAGTCCTGCTGATATCAATTATGATGAAACGCTGAGTACACTGCG CTATGCCGATCGCGCAAAGAACATCAAATGCAATGCTGTTATTAATGAGGATCCCAACAATAAACTGGTGCGTGATCTGAAGGATGAAGTTGCTCGACTGAAGGAGCTGCTGCGTGCACAAGGACTGGGAGATATCTTGGACA CCCCTATCGGTTCCCTGACAACCTCCCCATCCTCTGGCTCACTGAGCAGCCAGGGGGCCCTCCAGTCGGTTACCAGCATCCAGGAGCGCATCATGTCCACTCCTGGTGGAGAGGAAGCTATTGAAAGGCTCAAG GAATCTGAAAAGATCATTGCTGAGCTCAATGAAACCTGGGAAGAGAAGCTTCGGAAGACCGAGGCAATCCGAATGGAGAG GGAAGCATTACTTGCAGAAATGGGCGTGGCAATCCGAGAAGATGGAGGCACTTTGGGggttttttctcctaaaaag ACTCCTCACCTGGTTAACTTGAACGAGGATCCCCTCATGTCTGAGTGCCTGCTGTATTACATCAAGGACGGAGTTACAAG GGTCGGACAGGCTGATGCTGAAAGACGGCAGGATATTGTCTTGAGTGGTGCTCATATCAAGGAGGAGCACTGTATTTTCCGTAGCGAGAGGAACGCCAATGGCAATG TGATCGTCATGCTTGTCCCCTGTGAGGGATCAGAGACCTACGTCAATGGCAAGCGTGTTGAGGACTCAATCCAACTGCGTTCAG GAAACCGTATTATTATGGGAAAAAATCACGTGTTCCGCTTTAACCACCCTGAGCAAGCCAGGGCAGAAAGGGAAAAAACGCCATCGGCCGAGACCCCCGTTGAACCGGTAGACTGGACCTTTGCTCAGAGGGAGTTGCTGGAGAAACAAGGCATAGATATGAAACAGGAAATGGAGAAAAG GCTAACTGAGATGGAAATCCTTTATAAGAAGGAGAAGGAAGAAGCCGACCAACTTCTTGAACAGCAGAGGCTG GTTTATGAGAGCAAACTGCAGGAACTTCAGAAACAGGTTGAGACGCGTTCACAGGTTGCCGAAACGCCTGATGAGGAAGAgctagaggaggaggaggaggaaggggaaG TGCCGTGGACTGAGCACGAGTTCAACCTCGCTCAATGGGCCTTCAGGAAGTGGCGATTCCACCAGTTCACATCGCTCCGGGACCAGCTTTGGGGAAACGCCGTCTACCTGAAGGAGGCTAATGCTATCAGTGTGGAACTTAAAAAGAAA GTACAGTTCCAGTTTGTCTTATTGACGGACACACTGTATTCGCCACTGCCCCCCGAGCTCTTACCACCGGAACCTGAAAAAGAACGCGATTCCAGGCCATTTCCTCGCACCGTGGTGGCCGTTGAGGTCCAAGACCTAAAGAATGGAGCCACACACTACTGGTCCCTGGAGAAACTCAA gcagCGTCTGGACCAGATGCGTGAGATGTATGACCGTGCAGGAGAAATGGCTTCAACGCATCAAGAGGATGGCGGAGAAGGCACtttgacaggaaatgaccccTTCTATGATCGCTTCCATTGGTTCAAGCTTGTAGGGAG AGCTTTCGTGTACCTGAGCAACCTGCTATACCCTGTTCCATTGGTTCATCGTGTTGCCATAGTAACAGAGAAAGGTGACGTGCGAGGATTCTTGCGTGTGGGGGTTCAAGCCATAGCTG CTGATGAGGAAGCCCCTGACTATGGGTCTGGGGTGCGACAGTCTGGAACCGCCAAGATCTCCTTTGATGATGACTACTTTAAGAAA AATGATTTCCCATCCACAGCAATGACCCACTCTGGCTTATCGTTAGAAGAGTTACGTATTGTGGAGGGTCAGGGTCAGAGTTCAGAGGTCAACACCCCATTAGAGGAGCTCAACAGAATTAATGACATGG AACTCAAATTGGGAAAAATTCCAGAGAGTAAGCTTCCTTGTGGCGACATGCTACCAGGCCAGCTGGAGATAGGCAGCACCTTCACCTTCCGCGTGACCGTACTCCAGACCACTGGTGTTCCGCCTGAATATGCGGATATCTTCTGCCAGTTCAA TTTCTTGCATCGTCATGATGAAGCGTTTTCCACGGAGCCCTTGAAAAACACTGGCAAAGGCACACCGTTGGGATTTTATCATGTCCAAAAC ATTTCAGTGGAGGTGACCGAGTCCTTTATCGAATACATAAAGACCAAACCCATCGTGTTCGAAGTGTTCGGCCACTACCAGACACACCCGTTGCATCTTCATGGCCAGGACCTCATCAG TCCTCCAACAACATCCAGGAAATATTATCCGATTCCAATGCCACTATCTAGACCTG TCCCAGCCACCAAGTTGAACACGATCACCAAGTCCAACCTGGGCCAGTGCGTCAGCAAGTATGACCTCCTCGTCTGGTTTGAGATCAGTGAGCTGGAACCCACTGGAGA ATACATACCAGCTATAGTGGATCACAGTGCGGCGATGCCTTGCCATGGAACATACCTGCTGCACCAG GGGATCCAGCGCCGGATCACTGTGACTCTCATCCACGAAAAGGGTAGCGAGCTCCACTGGAAAGATGTACGCGAACTGGTTGTGG GTCGTATTAGGAGCAAAGCCGAAGTGGACGAACGTGCTGCTGATGCCGTCTTGTCACTTAACATCATTTCTGCCAAGAATATTAAATCGTCCCACAATTCCAACAG GACCTTCTACCGCTTTGAGGCAGTTTGGGACAGCTCCTTGCACAACTCCCTCCTTCTAAATCGAGTCACTCCTTATGGAGAGAAGATCTATATGACGCTGTCAGCTTATCTGGAG CTTGACCACTGCATACAGCCTGCCATCATCACCAAGGACATCTGCATGGTTTTCTACTCCCGAGATGCAAAGATTTCCCCTCCCCGTTCTCTCAGGAACCTTTTCGGGAGCGGGTATTCTAAAACCCCGGACTG CAACCGTGTCACTGGAATCTACGAGTTGAGTTTGTGCAAGATGTCCGATTCTGGAAGCCCAG GAATGCAGCGTCGAAGGAGGAAGGTCTTGGACACATCAGTGGCGTATGTGCGTGGGGAGGAGAACCTGGCTGGTTGGAGGCCAAGGGGAGACAGTCTCATCCTGGAACATCAATGGGAGCTGGAGAAAATGGAGCAGCTACATGAG GTGGAAAAGACCCGTCACCTCCTCCTGCTGAGAGACAAGTTGGGAGAAACGTCCCCTGTGGGATCAGCGCCAACAACAAAGTCCCTAAGCGAGTTTTTGTCTCCAAGCTTGAGCTCGGGCACCCTGTCCACCTCCACTTCCATCTCCTCGCAAATCTCCAGCACCACCTTTGAAAGTGCCATCACGCCCAGTGAGAGCAGCGGCTACGACTCTGCTGACATTGAGAGCCTGGTGGATCGTGAGAAGGAGCTGGCCACTAAG TGCCTCCACCTCCTGACTCATACCTTCAACAACGAATACAACCAGTTGGTGAACAGCATCAGTGACTGCAAG CTCTCTGACATCTCTCCCATCGGACGTGACCTGTCGATGACAAGCTTCAGCAGCGCCACACTCACCCCTTCCTCCACCTGCCCTTCTCTCTCAGACTCTCGTTGCGGCTCTGTAGAACAGAA GACTCCAGAGAATTGTTCCCGTGCGTCCAGCCCATCCTGCTCAGACTATGAAAACTTTCCCATGGTTCCCAGCCTTGAGGTGTCATACCTAGCACGTGCTGGGAAGAACGAGTTCCTCAACTTAGTGCCTGATATCGAAGAAATGAGACCGGG ATCTGTTGTGTCCAAGAAGGGCTTCCTAAGCTTCATGGAACCACGCTCCAACTCGTGGGTGAAGCATTTTGTAGTCGTTCGTCGACCTTACGTCTTCATCTACAACACTGACAAGGATCCGGTGGAACGGGGGGTCCTCAACCTTTCCACAGCACAAGTGGAATACAGTGAAGACCAGCAGGCCATGCTTAAG ACACCCAACACATTTGCTGTGTGCACAAAGCATCGAGGTATCCTCCTGCAGGCCAACAATGAGAAAGATATGAATGACTGGCTCTACGCATTTAACCCTCTGCTCGCGGGAACGATAAG GTCCAAGCTGGCGAGGAGGCGCAGCGGCCTCATCAAGAACTGA